One Pseudomonas syringae CC1557 genomic window, CGGTAGGTGGCGTTTTCATACAGCTGCGAATTCTGGCAGTTGGCCTCCCAGCCATCGATGCCATCTACCGACCAGTGCGCAGTGTCCGGATTCGATTTGATCAAGGCCCCCATTGTTCCGGAGCCAAAGCCGATATCCAGAACTTCTACATCAGCGCTGAGATCCTTGAGGATATGGAAAATCATCGCTTTTGGGGACACCGAATCACCTTCCACGTGGCCAGATGCAGGTGGGCAACCTTCGATGGGCTGATAGTTTTCAACATACTGCTTCATGGTCGAGATCCTTGACGGGGTCGGTAGGGGATGTGCCGGCTATCTTGCTGAAGCATCCGTGTCGGGCTTTGGCGTCAGTGCAAGTAGTGTAGGGGGTTTCGAATGCCAGGCCCTCAATCCTGCGAAATGATCAGAGTTGCCTGTTCACAAGGCTGTCTATCGGCCGACAGCTGTACTTTCTGAAATAGGCCCGAATTGACTGGTACCGATGCTCCGCGCCGCATCCAGGTCCCGACGTGCACTCAAGGCTGGATGCAGAGCGTTCAGAACGGCATGCCAATGCGGAGCATTGGCACGATATTCGACGGGTGATAACGGCATTGGGAACTCAACGAAACCGGTCAACCTCTTTGCGCAATTCGGTCGCCAGGCCGTTCAGCTCCTGGGCGGTGATTGCGAGGTTTGACATGACCTGGCGTTGTTCGCTGTTGGCCATGGCGATGCTTTGCAGGTTGCTGCTGAGCATGGTTGCGGTGCTGCTTTGTTCTTGGGTCGCCGTGGTGATGGCTGCGAACTGATGCCCGGCCGAACGGCTCTGCTCGTCGATCTGCGTCAGTGCGGACGCCACTTTCGAGTTAAGCGACAGACCTTCCTGCATCAGGGTGTTGCCCTGCTGCATGGTGCTGATGGCGTTGCCGGTTTCCTGCTGGATGCTGGCGATCATGCCGGAAATTTCGTCGGTGGCTTCGCGTGTACGTGACGCCAGGCTGCGAACTTCATCCGCTACCACGGCAAAGCCACGGCCTTGCTCGCCGGCGCGTGCAGCCTCGATGGCGGCGTTGAGGGCGAGCAGGTTGGTCTGGTCGGCGATCGACGTGATCACCCCGACAATGCTGCCGATTTCCTGCGAACGCTGGCCCAGCGTGTCGATGACTTTCGCGGTGCTGCTCAACGACGTTGCGATCTGTTGCAGCGACGAAGACGCTTCGTCCATGGACGTGCGCCCAATGCGGGTCTGTTGCGCGTTCTCCTGCGCCAGACGCTCGGTATTGCCCATGTTGTCAGCGATGTTCATCGACGTGGCGCTGAATTCCTCAACGGCACCGGCCATGCTGGTGATCTCGCCGGACTGTTGCTCCATGCCCTCGTAAGCACCGCCGGACAGGCCGGACAACACATTGGCGCGGCTGCTGACTTCCTGCGCGGCGGTACGGATGTGCGAAACCATGGACGACAGCGCTTCACTCATCTTGTTGAAGCTGCCGGACAACTGGCCGATTTCGTCGTTGCTGGTCACATTGAGACGCACGCTCAGGTCGCCAGCGCCCAGTGCATCGGCCTGACGAACCAGCTCAGAGAGTGGACGCAGCTTGCTGCGCAGCAGCCAGATGGCGCTGACCACCGCAATGATCATGGCCAGCAGGCTACCGATGGCCAGTTGCGTGCCCACGTTCCAGGTTACTTCGCTGATTTCACTGCGCGGCATGCTGGCGATGACTGTCCAGGGGCCTCCTGCGAATGGTTGGCCGACGCTGTAATAATCATCGTCGCCTTCACTCCAGAACTGCGCCTTGCCCGGTTTGCTGGCGAGGTCTGCAACGGCTTTCGCAGCACCTTCCGAGGATTTGACGCCCGCAGGCGCGACCAGCCAAGTGCCCTTGTCGTCCAGCAGGGCCAGCGAACCGGTAGAGCCGATACGGAAGCTCTTCAGGTTATCGAACTGAGTTTTTTGCGCGTCGGTGTAATCGAACCCTACGAACAGTGCCGCAATGATTTTGCCGCTGCTGTCACGTACCGGGCTGTATTGGGTCATGTAATAACGATCAAACAATACCGCTTTCCCGACATAGCTCTGACCCGCCATCAAGCGCTCATAGGCGGCGCCTTTGCGATCCAGCACGGTGCCGATGGCGCGCGTGCCATCCTGCTTGCTCAATGAGGTGCTGATGCGGACAAAGTCATCGCCACTGCGCACGAAAATCGTCGCCACGCCTGCAGTCATCGAGCGGAATTCATCGACTTCGGTAAAGTCGTTGTTCAGTGCTGTATCACGCAGATACAGGCCCGGCGTAGAAGTGCCCGCTACGGTTACCGGCTTGTCTGCTTGCAGGGTCAGGCCTTCGGCGAAGCGCTTCTCGAACAGGCCGCTCAGGCGCTGGGTACTGTCGCGCAACGTGCTGTGGAAGGTGTTGAGCTGGTCGGCGAGCAGTCTGGCTTCGCTCGACATGTGTTCTTCGCGAATGACCAGGTTGGACGCGTCCAGGGATCTCAAGGCGAACAGCGTACTGCCGCTGATAACGACGGCGAGGATTACTGCCAGGGCAATACCAAGTTGCGAGGCGATTCTAGTACGGGGCTTGGACATAGAGACTCCACGCCAAATGACTGGAGTCGCCACATCCCTGGCTTACCATTCAGCGAATAATTAGTTGGTATTTCTTGCCGCCTGAATAGGCGAGATTCTCAAGCAGTGCTTCGGCCATCGACTTCGTTACTTGAGCGCTTCGCGCGACATTTATGAATGATGGCAGTTCAATACTAAGCTAAATATTAATGAAGTACTTCAACTAGTGGCAACTCCATGGCTTTCACTTCTGCCAGAAGAAAATCACTGAGGCGTCTTAGCCGCTCTGCGCCGGGCCTTGTGCGCGGCCAGACCAGATAATAATTTTCTCCGCTGAACACTGCCGTACGCCACGGCAGGCTTAAGCGCGCCTGCGCCACATCTTCGGCAACCATCAGCAAGTCGCCCATCGAGACCCCGTAGCCGCGTGCTGCCGCAATCATTCCGAGCTCAAGCGTGTCGAATACCTGCCCGCCTTTCAGTGAGACCTTGTCAGCCAGACCCATGCGCTTCAGCCAGGTGCCCCAGTCGCGGCGATCCGGTGTCGGGTGCAACAGTTCTGCCCTCGCCAGCCGTTCGACATTCCACGGCGGATCCTGCAACAAGGTAGGCGCCCCCACCGGTATCAGTAACTCCGGAAACAGCAGCGTGGCCTCCCAGTCCGCCGGAAAATGCCCTTGGCTGAGCAGAATCGCGCAATCAAAAGGCTCTTGGGTGAAATCCACGGCGTCGATGTCCATCCAGGCGCTGGTCAGCTGCACTTCATTGCCGGGTTGCAGATGACGAAAACGGCTGAGCCGCGCCAACAACCAGCGCATGGTCAGGGTCGAAGGCGCCTTCATGCGCAGGATGCCTTCCTCGGCCTGCAAGGTGCTGCAGGCCCGCTCCAGCGCCAGAAAGCCATCGCGCACGCCGGGTAAAAGCGTGCGTGCCGACTCGGTCAGTTGCAGGTTGCGCCCGTTACGCTGAAACAAACGGCAGGCGAAGTGTTCCTCCAGCGTACGGATATGCCGACTGACCGCACTTTGGGTGATTGACAGTTCTTCTGCTGCACGCGTGAACGAGGTATGCCGCGCGGCGGCTTCAAATGCTCTCAGTGCATAAAGTGGCGGGAGATTGCGAGGCATGCGGAGCTTCCTGCTGGCGATGAACCGTTACTCTACTGCAAATCGCTTCAGATGAGTTTTAGTCATGCTGAGCATCGGATTTATCGTTTTGTGCTTCGCCGTTTAAATGTCCAGAATACGTTGCTCCAAAGTCCCTTCGCCTTAGAGCACCGCCACCATGCAGCAGCCCGCCTTCAAAGAACTCTGGATTATCCTGCGCCTGGCCGGGCCGCTGATCGCGTCGCAGATGGCGCACATGCTGATGGTCTTCACCGACACGGTCATGATGGGCAAGATCGGTCCCGAAGCGCTGGCGGGCGGCGGGTTGGGCGCTGCGACTTACAGCTTCATCTCGTTTTTCTGCGTCGGTGTGATGGCGGCGGTCGGTACGCTGGTTTCGATCCGCCACGGTGCGGGTGATACAGAAGGTGCCACGCGCCTGACGCAGGCCGGGTTATGGCTGGCGTGGGGCATGGCGCTGGTGGCCGCACTGCTGTTGTGGAACCTGGAGCCGGTGCTGTTGCAGTTCGGTCAGGCCGAAGCCAACGTGCACATGGCTGCGCAATTTCTGATCACTCTGCCGTTGGCCCTGCCCGGCCTGCTCAGTTTCATGGCGCTGCGTGGCTTCACCAGCGCGCTGGGCCGTGCGGGCCCGGTGATGGCCATCAGTGTGGCCGGTGCCGTTGCCAACTTTGCGCTCAATTACGCGATGATTCATCAATGGCTCGGCTTGCCAAACCTCGGGCTGATGGGCATCGGTCTGGTCACCGCTGTTGTGACCAACTGCATGGCACTGGCGCTGGCATTGCACATCAAGCGCCATCCGGCCTATGCGGCGTATCCGATCGGCAAGGGGTTGTCGAAACTGTCGCGCAGCCATTTGAAAGAACTGTGGCGTCTCGGCTTGCCGATTGGCGGGACCTACGCGGTGGAGGTCGGGCTGTTCACCTTCGCGGCGTTCTGCATGGGGGCGATGGGCAGTACGCAGATGGCGGCGCACCAGATCGCCCTGCAAACCGTGTCCATGGCGTTCATGATCCCGGTGGGCATTTCCTACGCGGTGACCATGCGTATCGGTCAGCACTATGGCGCTGGCAACATGCTTATGGCGCGCACCGCCGGGCGTGTCGGGATCGGTTTTGGCGGCAGTGTGATGCTGATGTTCGGGATTCTGTTCTGGCTGGTCCCGCATTGGGTCATTGGCCTGTTTCTGGACATCAATGACCCGGCATTTGCCGAGATTGTCGTGCTGGCCACGAAGTTGCTGGCCATTGCTGCCTGGTTCGAGTTCTTCGACGGTACCCAGACCATCGCCATGGGCGCGATTCGCGGGCTCAAGGATGCGCGCACCACGTTCCTCATCGGCCTGGGCTGTTACTGGTTGATCGCTGCGCCTGCTGCGTGGCTGCTCGGGTTTTATGCCGACGCTGGCGCACCAGGCGTGTGGTGGGGGCTGGCCTTGGGCCTGCTCTGCTCGGCGCTGGCGCTGACCTACGCATTCGAGTGGAAGACGGCGCGCCTGTTACGTCGGGAGGCATCGGGCGTGGCGGTGCCGGGTCAGGCCGGCACATCGTTATCCTGACTTCGACACGTCCGGGTAGCGGGCTTCCGACCGCAGATACGTCACCAGCGCCGTCATCGGCAGCGGCCTGCTGATCAGATAGCCCTGCACCTGATCACAGCCGAAGCTGCGCAGTAACGCCAGTTGCCCGGCCGTTTCAACGCCTTCTGCCACCACTTCCAGATTCAGGTTGTGCGCCAGGTTGATCATCGCGTGGACCAGCTTGCGGTTCTCTTCGCGTGACTCCATCTGCCCGACGAAGCTCATGTCGATCTTGAGCAGCGCGATGGGCAGGCTGTTGAGGTGCATGAATGACGAATAGCCGGTGCCGAAGTCATCCAGCGAAAACCGCACACCCAGCCGTTTCAGCGCTTCCATGGTCTGCCTGACCTGATCAGTGCGTCGCATGACGGCGGTTTCGGTCAATTCAAATTCCAGCCAGCGTGCATCGACGTCCTGCTCTTCGATCAGGCGAGTGAGCGTCGGCAACAGCTGGCTGTCCTGAAACTGCCGGAACGACAGGTTGATCGCCATGTGCAGCGGCGCAAAACCCTGTTCGCGCAGGACCTGCATGTCGCGCAAGGCCCGGAAGATGACCCAGTAACCCAGCGGCACGATCAGGCCGCTTTGCTCGGCCAGTGGCACAAATTCGCTGGGTGGCAACAGGCCGCGTTCGTGATGACGCCAGCGCACCAGCGCTTCCAGACCGACGATACGGCCGCTTTGCAGGCACAGTCGCGGCTGGTAATGCAGTTCCATCTCGTCCCGGCGTAAGGCGTGGCGTAGTTCGCCTTCAAGGTCAGCGAGGCTGCGCGCTTTTCGGTTGATGCGCTCGTCAAACAGGTGGAAGGTGCAGCCTTGGGTACTCTTGGCCTGACGCATGGCAATGTGCGCGTGCCACATCAGCGGGTCGACATCGAGCTCGGTTTGCGAATGAGCGATCCCCAGGCTGCAGCCGAGTAACAGACTTTCACCGTCGACCCAGTAAGGCTCGGAAAGCACGTCGGTGATCCGTTCGGCCAGTTGCATGGCGCGGGCTGGCGTTTTCCGAGTGTCGATCAGCAATGCGAATTCGTCGCCACCCAGGCGGGCGATCTGGTCGCCAGCGTCGAGCTGGTTTTTCAGTCGGGCCACGACCTGCATGATCAGCCGGTCGCCGGCCTGATGGCCCAGCGAGTCATTGGCGCGTCGAAAGTTGTCGAGGTCCAGATGGCCCAGCGCCAGACTGCCGCCTTCGGCCAGGCGAGCGGCCAGCAGCACCTGAAAACCCTGGCGGTTGGCGATACCGGTCAACGGGTCCTGGCCAGCCAGGCGGCGCAAGCTGTCTTCGAGACGGCCGCGTTCATGAACATAGCGCAGGCATCTGCGCAAGGCGTCACCGGTCAGCGCGTTCCGCACCAGCCAGTCACTGACGCCACTCGGTTTGACCAGCGGTTCCTCTTCGAGCAGTACCACCGTGGGCAAAAGACAGCTGCCGGTCCTGGGCTGCAGCTCGGGTGTGGTCAACAGGACGGTATTGCGTTCATTGGCATAGCGCGCACTGAACGCCTCCCAACTGGCACCTGGCACAAGCGTTATGTTGCTGCCTGGCGTTGTAATGCAGTCGCTCAAGAGCGCCTGCCAGAGCGGCTCTTGCGCCAACAAAAGCAATTGCAAGGGTTCGACAGGTGTAGGCAATCTAACTTCCTAAGTACAAAGGAAAAATCGGTGGCCGCACTCTTCGGGGAGCGTGACAGATACACGTATCGTCGCGTCGCGGCGCAAATGTAACAAAACCAGAAAAATTAGATAGCGGTCACTGCCTGTGACGATGATCGCTACACAAACCCGTGGGCCTGTTAAAATGCCCGACCTTTTTTGCAGACGACCCTTCTTACCGCCATGTCCCGACTCAATCCCCGGCAGCAGGAAGCCGTGAACTACGTCGGCGGCCCTCTTTTGGTGCTCGCCGGTGCCGGTTCCGGCAAGACCAGCGTGATCACCCGCAAGATTGCGCACCTGATCCAGAACTGTGGCATCCGCGCCCAGTACATCGTCGCCATGACCTTTACCAACAAGGCGGCTCGCGAGATGAAAGAGCGCGTCGGTACCTTGCTCAGAGGCGGCGAAGGTCGTGGGCTGACGGTGTCGACGTTCCATAACCTGGGCCTGAATATCATCCGTAAGGAGCACACCCGGCTAGGTTACAAACCGGGGTTTTCGATCTTTGACGAGACGGACGTCAAAGCCCTGATGACCGACATCATGCAGAAAGAGTATTCGGGCGACGATGGCGTCGACGAAATCAAGAACATGATCGGCTCGTGGAAAAATGATCTGATCCTGCCCGCCGAAGCGCTGGAAAACGCCCGCAACCCCAAGGAACAGACCGCTGCCATCGTCTACACCCACTATCAACGCACGCTCAAGGCGTACAACGCGGTGGACTTCGATGACCTCATCCTGGTGCCGGTCAAGCTGTTCCAGGAACACCCTGACGTTCTGGAGAAATGGCAGAACAAGGTGCGTTACCTGTTGGTAGACGAGTATCAGGACACCAACGCCAGCCAGTACCTGCTGGTGAAACTGCTGATCGGCTCGCGCAACCAGTTCACCGTGGTGGGCGACGACGATCAGTCGATCTATGCCTGGCGCGGCGCGCGGCCGGAAAACCTGATGCTGCTCAAGGACGATTACCCATCGCTGAAAGTGGTCATGCTGGAGCAGAACTACCGCTCGACCAGCCGCATTCTGCGCTGCGCCAACGTGCTGATCTCGAACAACCCGCACGCTTTCGAAAAACAACTGTGGTCCGACATGGGCCATGGCGACGAGATCCGGGTGATTCGCTGCCGTAACGAAGATGCCGAAGCCGAGCGGGTGGCGATGGAAATCCTCACTCTGCACCTGCGCACCGACCGGCCTTACAGTGACTTCGCCATCCTCTATCGCGGTAACTACCAGGCCAAACTGATCGAGCTGAAATTGCAGCACCATCAGGTGCCCTATCGCCTGTCGGGCGGCAACAGCTTCTTCGGCCGCCAGGAAGTGAAAGACCTGATGGCCTATTTCCGCCTGCTGGTAAACCCGGATGACGACAACGCCTTCCTGCGGGTGATCAACGTTCCGCGCCGCGAAATCGGCTCGACCACGCTGGAAAAACTCGGCAACTACGCCACCGAGCGCAAAGTGTCGATGTATGCCGCCACCGACGAGATCGGCCTTGGCGAGCATCTGGACAGCCGCTATACCGACCGCTTGCAGCGCTTCAAACGCTGGATGGATGGCGTGCGCCAGCAATGCGCGCAGAACGACCCCATCGCCGCGCTGCGCAGCATGGTCATGGACATCGATTACGAGAACTGGCTGCGCCAGAACAGCTCCAGCGAAAAGGCCGCCGACTACCGGATGAGCAACGTCTGGTTCCTCATTGAGGCGCTGAAAAATACGCTGGAGAAAGACGAAGAAGGCGGCATGACCATCGAGGAAGCCATCGGCAAGCTGGTCTTGCGTGACATGCTCGAACGTCAGCAGGAAGAGGAAGATGGTGCCGAGGGCGTACAGATGATGACCCTGCACGCTTCCAAGGGGCTGGAATTTCCGTACGTGTTCATCATGGGCATGGAAGAAGAGATCCTTCCGCATCGCTCCAGCATCGAAGCCGACACCATCGAAGAAGAACGCCGTCTGGCCTACGTGGGCATCACCCGCGCTCGGCAGACCCTGGCGTTTACCTTCGCGGCCAAGCGCAAGCAGTACGGGGAAATCATCGACTGTGCGCCCAGCCGTTTTCTGGATGAGCTGCCCCCGGACGATCTGGCCTGGGAAGGTAACGACGACACGCCGACAGAAGTCAAAGCGGTGCGCGGCAATACCGCGCTGGCCGACATTCGCGCCATGCTGAAACGCTAGCCGACCCACGAAATTGATCATTTATTGCGCAATGGCGCAGCCAAGGAATTGAAGTGGAAGCACTGCACAAGAAGATTCGCGAAGAAGGTATCGTCCTGTCTGATCAGGTGTTGAAGGTCGATGCGTTTCTCAATCACCAGATTGACCCGGTGTTGATGAAGCAAATCGGCGACGAATTCGCCCGACGGTTTGCCGATGCTGGCGTGAC contains:
- a CDS encoding methyl-accepting chemotaxis protein — protein: MSEALSSMVSHIRTAAQEVSSRANVLSGLSGGAYEGMEQQSGEITSMAGAVEEFSATSMNIADNMGNTERLAQENAQQTRIGRTSMDEASSSLQQIATSLSSTAKVIDTLGQRSQEIGSIVGVITSIADQTNLLALNAAIEAARAGEQGRGFAVVADEVRSLASRTREATDEISGMIASIQQETGNAISTMQQGNTLMQEGLSLNSKVASALTQIDEQSRSAGHQFAAITTATQEQSSTATMLSSNLQSIAMANSEQRQVMSNLAITAQELNGLATELRKEVDRFR
- a CDS encoding LysR substrate-binding domain-containing protein, producing MPRNLPPLYALRAFEAAARHTSFTRAAEELSITQSAVSRHIRTLEEHFACRLFQRNGRNLQLTESARTLLPGVRDGFLALERACSTLQAEEGILRMKAPSTLTMRWLLARLSRFRHLQPGNEVQLTSAWMDIDAVDFTQEPFDCAILLSQGHFPADWEATLLFPELLIPVGAPTLLQDPPWNVERLARAELLHPTPDRRDWGTWLKRMGLADKVSLKGGQVFDTLELGMIAAARGYGVSMGDLLMVAEDVAQARLSLPWRTAVFSGENYYLVWPRTRPGAERLRRLSDFLLAEVKAMELPLVEVLH
- a CDS encoding NorM family multidrug efflux MATE transporter, encoding MQQPAFKELWIILRLAGPLIASQMAHMLMVFTDTVMMGKIGPEALAGGGLGAATYSFISFFCVGVMAAVGTLVSIRHGAGDTEGATRLTQAGLWLAWGMALVAALLLWNLEPVLLQFGQAEANVHMAAQFLITLPLALPGLLSFMALRGFTSALGRAGPVMAISVAGAVANFALNYAMIHQWLGLPNLGLMGIGLVTAVVTNCMALALALHIKRHPAYAAYPIGKGLSKLSRSHLKELWRLGLPIGGTYAVEVGLFTFAAFCMGAMGSTQMAAHQIALQTVSMAFMIPVGISYAVTMRIGQHYGAGNMLMARTAGRVGIGFGGSVMLMFGILFWLVPHWVIGLFLDINDPAFAEIVVLATKLLAIAAWFEFFDGTQTIAMGAIRGLKDARTTFLIGLGCYWLIAAPAAWLLGFYADAGAPGVWWGLALGLLCSALALTYAFEWKTARLLRREASGVAVPGQAGTSLS
- a CDS encoding putative bifunctional diguanylate cyclase/phosphodiesterase, whose amino-acid sequence is MPTPVEPLQLLLLAQEPLWQALLSDCITTPGSNITLVPGASWEAFSARYANERNTVLLTTPELQPRTGSCLLPTVVLLEEEPLVKPSGVSDWLVRNALTGDALRRCLRYVHERGRLEDSLRRLAGQDPLTGIANRQGFQVLLAARLAEGGSLALGHLDLDNFRRANDSLGHQAGDRLIMQVVARLKNQLDAGDQIARLGGDEFALLIDTRKTPARAMQLAERITDVLSEPYWVDGESLLLGCSLGIAHSQTELDVDPLMWHAHIAMRQAKSTQGCTFHLFDERINRKARSLADLEGELRHALRRDEMELHYQPRLCLQSGRIVGLEALVRWRHHERGLLPPSEFVPLAEQSGLIVPLGYWVIFRALRDMQVLREQGFAPLHMAINLSFRQFQDSQLLPTLTRLIEEQDVDARWLEFELTETAVMRRTDQVRQTMEALKRLGVRFSLDDFGTGYSSFMHLNSLPIALLKIDMSFVGQMESREENRKLVHAMINLAHNLNLEVVAEGVETAGQLALLRSFGCDQVQGYLISRPLPMTALVTYLRSEARYPDVSKSG
- the rep gene encoding DNA helicase Rep; amino-acid sequence: MSRLNPRQQEAVNYVGGPLLVLAGAGSGKTSVITRKIAHLIQNCGIRAQYIVAMTFTNKAAREMKERVGTLLRGGEGRGLTVSTFHNLGLNIIRKEHTRLGYKPGFSIFDETDVKALMTDIMQKEYSGDDGVDEIKNMIGSWKNDLILPAEALENARNPKEQTAAIVYTHYQRTLKAYNAVDFDDLILVPVKLFQEHPDVLEKWQNKVRYLLVDEYQDTNASQYLLVKLLIGSRNQFTVVGDDDQSIYAWRGARPENLMLLKDDYPSLKVVMLEQNYRSTSRILRCANVLISNNPHAFEKQLWSDMGHGDEIRVIRCRNEDAEAERVAMEILTLHLRTDRPYSDFAILYRGNYQAKLIELKLQHHQVPYRLSGGNSFFGRQEVKDLMAYFRLLVNPDDDNAFLRVINVPRREIGSTTLEKLGNYATERKVSMYAATDEIGLGEHLDSRYTDRLQRFKRWMDGVRQQCAQNDPIAALRSMVMDIDYENWLRQNSSSEKAADYRMSNVWFLIEALKNTLEKDEEGGMTIEEAIGKLVLRDMLERQQEEEDGAEGVQMMTLHASKGLEFPYVFIMGMEEEILPHRSSIEADTIEEERRLAYVGITRARQTLAFTFAAKRKQYGEIIDCAPSRFLDELPPDDLAWEGNDDTPTEVKAVRGNTALADIRAMLKR